The DNA window TCCTGGAGGTCTGCGTGGAAGGACATCCTGGCCAGGGAGGAAGCACAAGAAAGAGTAGCTTCAGGGACGGACTTCTGCCCTCTCTGAAGCGAAATGGGCCCATTTCTACAAAACTCAATTGAACtgatcacacatacacacacacacacacattctctctctctctctctctctcaaaggagCAATTGATGGTTGCAGTAGAGCATGTAAGCTTGCAGGGTGACACAGAAGTTTTCTTTAGGCTGGTTGTTCACAACCAACGTTTAGAGAGCAGGGAACGAGGTTGTCCTCTGAGAGCAGACCCTGATGCTCAGTCCGTGTGTGCCGCTGAGATAGTACAGCCCCTTCAAGTGTTCCCAGATATACTCAAGAGTAGGCTAGTTCAtaacagacacatgcacacaggaCCCCACAGGAACGAGACGGGAAACATACCCGGGTTTAAAAATCCGGGgctatatgggggggggaggcagaggagcCCCATCCGTGGAATTGCTTGCCCTGGCTGAGAGGAAGGGAAGTGATTCTCACGAAGCCCTGGCCACAAGGGCTGCAGGGTTGTTATAGCTCTGGCCCCCAAAGCCAGAGATCCGGCTTAACCAGCTCCTTGTTCTGTCCTCTGCAGAGACGTCCTTCCCTCCTGGAGGCCCTACTGCCAAGACTGGCCAAAGACCTTTTGTCGCTCCTTGGCTCCGGTGGAAGGTCTGgcccttctatttatttatttttttcagcctcagactgtcagccggctgaagtcATTCCCCAGAAGGATCCCTGAGATCCTACTCTCAATTCCTCAAGTGATCTTAGGTGACTTCCCCTTCCCCACATCCCTGGTCTTTGATCTCAAGGGGAAAGATctgaaagggagacagacagGTTGGCTAAATTGGGGTAGGTTCACAAACTCCAGACTACGCACCAGGGTTTGAAGAAGGACAAGGACTTTTTAGCACACAGATAGGTGGGGATTCTTTTTAATCTCCTCCCTTCAGTCCTTCACATAAAGATTCTGATTGCAGCACAACAAACACAACTAAAACCCAAAAGATCAAAAACCCTATGAACTAATTCACACTTCATGAGAGCAGGGGTCCTGACTTCACAGGCTTGCACACCAGTAGTTAACGGTATCTCCCTGACTGCCAGGATTTTGATGCTAACTAGGCTTTTGAAAGCTTAAGACCCATGTATGATTGTGGGCCCCATTTTGCACTCATCCCACCCCAACATCCTCTGGCCTGCACCCAAGTCCCAAATCCAGTATCCTCTGAAGAAATAGATTGCAATCCACtaaaatttatattaaaataagtCTGTTAGTCTGTACagggattttccttttttcttttaatgtttggCCACCGTGGCACCAGCCATTTTTGAAGGAGGGAAACGCCacagcaggcaaagctaaaaacatcatcatcatcctcttagaactgcagagctagaaggggcccTGGGGATCAGTCCAGACTTATCAAGGAGGAACAGCAGGGGATtcgatctcccaacctctggctccaccgccagaTGCCTTGAACCACCTAGCTATCCGGCCGTTTGCCGGAGTTTAAAAGGCTGGGGGGAGGGATAAGGGACGAGCAGCTGCTGCGCCATGTTTTGCCAGCTACCACGCCAACGATGGATGGATCCACTCACTTTCTTTGCTGCTCTTTCTTCCTCGGAGACGTTCCCGAGATGTTTGAGGAGACCCCGGACACCTTCTTCTTGACTTTCTTCATGAGACTCGGGCTCCTCCGGGGTGACCGATCAGAGCCCTGTGGTCACAGGGgagagaagcgggggggggggagagagagagagatgtcaggGCCAAGCCTTCCTCTCTGCCCAGCCCGCTCCTCCAAGgagccccttctccctccctgtcTTCGCCATCCCAGAGAGAAGGAGGGCGCCTGCTCTCCCCTTTCAACAGCCATGTGGAAGGGGAGGATCAATGAATGGGGGGGCAAGAAGGGGACCTGCGGGGGGGGGTCTCTGTTCCTGGACGGGGAGGGAAGCCCTGGAGCCTGCCTGCCGGCCGGCCGGGAAACCATCTGACCTCCGCTGAGGAGCTGCTGGCGCTGCTGCTGGCGCTGCTGGGCACCAGGCTGTGCCGGATGCGGATGGCGGGGTCCTTGGTGGTGATGGAGAGCCCCCACTGCAGGATGTCGGCCAGCCGGCTCCACAGGGTGAAGACCACCCGGGGATGCTCCTGGTGCAGCTGCAGGAAGTAGACTTTCCGGGTCATGGTCTGAACCCTCAGAATGCGCAAGGCGACATTGTGGACAGACAGCCGGACGTACCTGAGGGGAAGCATCCTGAAGGGGGGCGGGAGAGAGGCAGACAAAGGAGGGGGGGGTCAGATGCTTTGGGACCTGGATGAGACGGGGCCAAAGGTGCTGCAGGGAAGAGCGGTGTGGTGGGGGTGGCGCGGAGGAGGGCGCCAGGGCCAGCCAGCCCTCCCGCACGGCAGGGCTCCCTTGGACCCGCAGCGGACAGCGAAGTGGTCTGGGAGCCCCGTAACCGCTCCAGAGTGCGGTTGCACACGCAAGTtccagggaggggaggggggcatgaCCTCTCCACAGGCCACAGACCTCCACGTTCTACCTTCGGGCCTCATCTATCCTACCAGATGATGTTTTAAAGGTGCGCTCAAGGAGAATTCAGAGGCCACATCCCACCAGGACTCTTCCCAGCCGAGCCAGCCgttgagaaagagaaagggaagccCAGGCCAAGGGCCACGGGAAGCAGGGCCGTGAAGGGCCCTTG is part of the Pogona vitticeps strain Pit_001003342236 chromosome 5, PviZW2.1, whole genome shotgun sequence genome and encodes:
- the GARIN1A gene encoding Golgi-associated RAB2 interactor protein 1A isoform X2 codes for the protein MGVTSSDPCLPLPNVLLMAKYRKSPPKGTSESRKRPAIELTRMLPLRYVRLSVHNVALRILRVQTMTRKVYFLQLHQEHPRVVFTLWSRLADILQWGLSITTKDPAIRIRHSLVPSSASSSASSSSAEGSDRSPRRSPSLMKKVKKKVSGVSSNISGTSPRKKEQQRKMSFHADLQEDAFAVPNDIRVLFYDMPPPLVCARCRGRLSKASPRRGSSDPGTHSSDLDLLRWMDDQSYGLWQQETPTWLQPLCRLSSLAAANAKYSPS